From the Candidatus Amarolinea dominans genome, one window contains:
- a CDS encoding AAA family ATPase, which translates to MIGQLKVKNYRSLADVTVSFDVLTVLVGLNGSGKSNLVDVLRFVSEALTHGLDSAVIKRHGMSALRRWSGKGRPYDVEIGLSVSGNGTLAADYQFTLGSELRGGYRVKSERCEVRDLSGQSSKLISKFETLNGEWGASPLETAPALQQTALALPLLTGLEPFRQVYDLLTSMSFYNIVPNDLTEPQKPANVHPLTERGDNLASLLRELRRSHSTVSKELESALNSVMGDVLGYQVAQVGGYLVTKLRHTGAGKDQQPLFELSQESDGTLRMLGILSALYQTPPRGLIALEEPELTIHPGAMSLLWEEILEATRRRDGQMQVVLTTHSPDLLDMCEADQIRVVEKINGITHVGPVAEDQKQIIQQKLFAPGQLLQAQGLIRRADCCARDISANGDASARRRSVECKP; encoded by the coding sequence ATGATTGGCCAACTTAAAGTCAAGAACTACCGTAGCCTGGCCGATGTCACGGTCAGCTTCGATGTGTTGACCGTTCTGGTGGGGCTGAATGGTTCCGGCAAAAGCAACCTGGTAGATGTGCTGCGGTTCGTTTCCGAGGCGCTCACGCATGGGCTGGACTCCGCTGTGATCAAGCGTCATGGCATGAGCGCGCTGCGTCGTTGGTCGGGCAAAGGCCGGCCTTACGATGTGGAGATCGGGCTTTCGGTAAGCGGCAATGGAACCTTAGCCGCCGACTACCAATTCACACTCGGCAGCGAACTGCGGGGCGGGTACCGCGTCAAGTCCGAGCGCTGTGAAGTGCGCGACCTATCCGGCCAGTCCTCGAAGCTGATCAGCAAGTTCGAAACCCTCAATGGCGAGTGGGGCGCGTCACCGCTAGAGACTGCGCCAGCCCTTCAACAAACCGCGCTGGCGCTGCCGCTGCTGACAGGACTCGAGCCGTTCCGGCAGGTGTATGACCTGCTCACGAGCATGAGTTTCTACAACATCGTACCCAATGATTTGACGGAGCCGCAAAAACCAGCGAATGTTCACCCCTTGACCGAACGGGGCGATAACCTCGCCAGCCTACTCAGAGAACTGAGGCGGAGCCACTCCACCGTTTCCAAGGAGCTTGAAAGCGCCTTGAACAGCGTCATGGGCGATGTCCTGGGCTATCAAGTCGCTCAGGTGGGCGGGTACCTGGTGACGAAGCTGCGTCACACCGGCGCAGGCAAAGACCAGCAACCGTTGTTCGAGTTGTCCCAAGAATCTGATGGCACCTTGCGTATGCTTGGTATTTTGTCGGCGCTCTACCAAACACCCCCCCGGGGATTGATTGCACTGGAGGAGCCGGAACTAACCATACATCCTGGGGCGATGAGCCTGTTGTGGGAGGAGATTCTTGAGGCAACTCGACGGCGTGATGGACAAATGCAGGTTGTCCTGACAACGCACAGCCCCGATCTGCTCGACATGTGTGAAGCCGACCAGATTCGAGTCGTAGAAAAAATCAACGGCATCACACACGTCGGGCCGGTGGCGGAAGACCAAAAGCAGATCATCCAGCAGAAATTGTTCGCCCCTGGGCAGTTGCTGCAGGCCCAGGGCCTGATTCGAAGAGCTGATTGCTGCGCGCGCGATATCTCAGCCAACGGTGACGCCTCGGCCAGGCGCAGGAGCGTTGAGTGTAAGCCATGA
- a CDS encoding NAD(P)/FAD-dependent oxidoreductase, with product MNNDDNNDYDVIVIGSGAGGLAAALPLAQAGLKVLVCERHEVPGGWCHSFTLQGYRFSPGVHYLGDLQPGGGLRQVYQGLGVSQDLEFCELNPDGYDHIVVGEERFDIPKGKDRFAERLKQRFPREARGIEGYLNALPALMDDLARLGRVRSVGSALAAAGPAASVLQWSRRSGQDLIDHYVSDPLLKAILAGQSGDHGLPPSQVSAFIHAGVASHYLDGGYYPRGGGFAIPRAFVRALKRAGGEIRLNTAVSRILLEGRRAVGVRLADGTELRAPTVISNADPEVTFGQLVGREHLSSGLRRKLDRVVYSGSALSLFFAVDMDLAAAGLDSGNFWFYDHADVDRLYRQGLTAAVLEAETPPAMFLTVTTLKDPSKMHGGHHTCEAFTFVGYDAFKQWAGDTTGQRSTDYLALKEDFSWRMIQGLERRIPGLSKHVVYWSLGTPLTNEHYINATAGNLYGIAKSRSQVGPGAFPIRTEIEGLLMVGASTLSHGVAGVTASGLAAARRLLHCRTADLLRMNGPELRIYPSEDPSQWPPHLQERIARGRVSS from the coding sequence ATGAACAACGACGATAACAACGACTATGATGTAATTGTGATCGGTTCCGGCGCCGGGGGGCTGGCCGCGGCGCTGCCCCTGGCCCAGGCCGGGTTGAAGGTGCTGGTCTGCGAGCGGCACGAGGTGCCCGGCGGTTGGTGCCATTCGTTCACGCTGCAGGGCTATCGCTTCAGCCCCGGCGTACACTACCTCGGTGATTTGCAGCCGGGCGGCGGGCTGCGCCAGGTCTACCAGGGCTTGGGCGTCTCGCAAGACCTGGAGTTCTGTGAGCTCAACCCGGATGGCTACGACCACATCGTGGTGGGGGAGGAGCGGTTCGATATTCCCAAGGGCAAGGATCGCTTCGCCGAACGCCTCAAGCAGCGCTTCCCGCGCGAGGCGCGGGGCATCGAAGGCTACCTGAATGCCCTGCCCGCGCTCATGGACGATCTCGCCCGCCTGGGGCGGGTGCGCAGCGTGGGCAGCGCGCTGGCCGCGGCCGGGCCGGCGGCCTCGGTGCTGCAGTGGAGCCGGCGCAGCGGTCAGGATTTGATTGACCATTACGTGTCCGACCCTTTGCTCAAGGCGATCCTGGCCGGGCAGTCGGGCGATCACGGGCTGCCGCCTTCGCAGGTGTCGGCTTTTATCCATGCCGGCGTCGCCAGCCACTATCTGGACGGCGGCTACTATCCGCGCGGCGGTGGTTTTGCCATTCCCCGCGCCTTTGTGCGGGCCTTGAAGCGGGCCGGCGGCGAGATTCGCCTGAACACCGCGGTCAGCCGCATCCTGCTGGAGGGCCGCCGCGCGGTGGGCGTGAGGCTGGCCGATGGCACTGAGCTGCGCGCCCCCACCGTGATCAGCAACGCGGACCCCGAAGTGACCTTTGGTCAACTCGTGGGCCGGGAACACCTCAGCAGCGGTCTGCGCCGCAAACTCGACCGCGTCGTCTATTCCGGGTCGGCGCTGAGCCTCTTCTTTGCGGTGGACATGGACCTGGCCGCGGCCGGGCTGGATTCGGGCAACTTCTGGTTCTACGATCATGCGGACGTGGATCGGCTCTATCGTCAGGGCCTGACCGCGGCGGTGTTGGAAGCGGAGACGCCCCCGGCCATGTTCCTCACCGTCACCACCTTGAAGGACCCCTCCAAGATGCATGGCGGCCATCACACCTGCGAGGCTTTCACTTTTGTGGGCTATGATGCGTTCAAGCAGTGGGCCGGCGACACCACGGGCCAGCGCTCCACGGATTACCTGGCGCTGAAGGAGGATTTTTCCTGGCGCATGATCCAGGGGTTGGAGCGGCGCATTCCCGGCCTGAGCAAGCATGTGGTCTACTGGAGCCTGGGCACGCCCCTGACCAACGAGCATTACATCAACGCCACGGCCGGCAATCTGTACGGCATCGCCAAGAGCCGCAGCCAGGTGGGCCCAGGCGCGTTTCCGATCCGCACTGAGATCGAGGGGCTGCTGATGGTGGGCGCAAGCACATTGAGTCACGGCGTGGCGGGAGTCACCGCCAGCGGTCTGGCCGCGGCGCGCCGCCTTCTTCACTGCCGCACCGCGGACCTGCTGCGGATGAACGGGCCGGAGCTGCGCATCTATCCCTCGGAAGACCCCTCCCAATGGCCGCCGCATCTACAGGAGCGGATCGCCAGGGGGCGAGTCAGTTCATAG
- a CDS encoding DUF4012 domain-containing protein has product MTNKSPIPASAAAARWRRPGCLLLLTLAALLALWLGWTGWQVYGYARRLQASVSSLQALAAPNALDTIQPADLLALQPQIAALDDDIQGLARTVRPFMFITPALGWLPRVGPEATQARPLLDLATHTSAAGRLAFDSLMPVLSAWQDKQAPGSLTERIIPVLAAAAPQFEQVAARLQQAAAARSQINTTGFSTRPQGLLDRFDAALPLLQTLVRGATLAPALLGADAPRSYLLVAQNNDELRATGGFISGIGILHLDKGQISADLQDAYSVDNWAIPHPDAPAPLARFMQADVLALRDANWSPDFPTSARVIQGLYQLNKNVAADGVIAFDLNFVQALVGALEPLNMPGYQRPLTGGNVITAMRTIWAQPLDSEASVTPTSGGGSDWWKHRKDFMGDLMRATLDKAQGGDIRPESLLFAIKEALDRRHLLISVNDPSVQALLDQSGWNGALQPGSGDFLALVDSNLGWNKVNGRVEQTLTYTVTLPANGPAQAELVVQYHHPSTTALTSCIHEARYGNTYEDMMDRCYFNYVRLLVPEGAVLRTADGLESGTLGTAPGERGTTEMHGYFVMLPGSTHTVRFVYDLPQQVFQQGRYTLRIQKQPGTRAWPLQVTVKLPADGPWQATPTDAQVQAGLVTWQTTLAQDRSLVVN; this is encoded by the coding sequence GTGACCAATAAATCACCGATACCGGCGTCAGCCGCCGCGGCGCGTTGGCGGCGCCCTGGTTGTTTGTTGCTGCTGACCCTGGCGGCTCTCCTGGCCCTCTGGCTGGGATGGACAGGTTGGCAAGTTTATGGCTATGCACGCCGTTTACAGGCCAGTGTCAGCAGCCTGCAGGCCCTGGCTGCCCCCAATGCCCTTGACACCATTCAGCCGGCCGATCTCCTGGCCCTGCAGCCGCAGATCGCGGCGCTGGATGATGACATCCAGGGACTGGCGCGGACGGTGCGGCCGTTCATGTTCATCACGCCCGCGCTAGGCTGGCTGCCCAGGGTGGGGCCAGAAGCGACGCAGGCGCGGCCCCTGCTCGACCTGGCGACCCACACCAGCGCAGCGGGGCGCCTGGCGTTCGACAGCCTGATGCCGGTGCTCAGCGCCTGGCAGGACAAACAAGCGCCCGGCAGCCTGACCGAGCGCATTATTCCGGTGCTGGCCGCGGCCGCGCCCCAGTTCGAACAGGTTGCAGCCCGGCTGCAGCAGGCGGCGGCCGCGCGCAGCCAGATCAACACAACCGGCTTTTCAACGCGGCCGCAGGGCCTGCTCGACCGCTTCGACGCCGCGCTGCCGTTGCTGCAAACACTCGTGCGCGGCGCAACGCTGGCGCCCGCCCTGCTGGGCGCCGATGCGCCGCGCAGCTATCTCCTGGTGGCGCAGAACAACGATGAACTGCGCGCCACCGGCGGCTTCATCAGCGGCATCGGCATTCTGCATCTCGACAAGGGCCAAATCTCGGCCGATCTGCAAGACGCGTACAGTGTGGACAACTGGGCGATTCCGCACCCGGACGCGCCCGCGCCGCTGGCGCGCTTCATGCAAGCCGATGTGCTGGCGCTGCGCGATGCCAACTGGTCGCCCGATTTTCCCACCAGTGCGCGGGTCATCCAGGGGCTTTACCAACTGAACAAGAACGTGGCCGCCGATGGGGTCATCGCCTTCGATCTGAACTTCGTGCAGGCGCTGGTTGGCGCCTTGGAGCCGTTGAACATGCCGGGCTATCAGCGACCGCTGACCGGCGGCAACGTCATTACCGCCATGCGCACCATCTGGGCGCAGCCGCTTGACTCGGAGGCTTCCGTCACGCCCACCAGCGGCGGCGGCAGCGATTGGTGGAAGCACCGCAAAGATTTCATGGGCGATCTGATGCGCGCCACGCTGGATAAAGCCCAGGGCGGCGACATTCGCCCGGAGTCCCTGCTCTTCGCCATCAAAGAGGCCCTCGATCGGCGCCATCTGCTGATCTCGGTCAACGATCCGAGTGTGCAAGCCTTACTCGATCAGAGCGGCTGGAACGGCGCCTTGCAGCCCGGCAGCGGCGACTTCCTCGCCCTGGTAGACAGCAACCTGGGTTGGAATAAGGTCAATGGCCGCGTGGAGCAAACCCTGACCTACACCGTTACCCTGCCGGCCAACGGTCCGGCCCAGGCCGAACTGGTGGTGCAGTATCACCACCCATCCACGACCGCGCTCACGTCGTGTATTCACGAGGCGCGCTACGGCAACACCTACGAAGACATGATGGATCGCTGCTATTTCAACTATGTGCGCCTGTTGGTGCCTGAAGGAGCCGTACTGCGCACAGCCGATGGTCTGGAGTCGGGCACGCTGGGCACAGCGCCAGGCGAACGGGGAACTACCGAGATGCACGGTTACTTCGTCATGCTCCCTGGCAGCACCCATACCGTACGTTTTGTGTACGATCTGCCGCAGCAGGTGTTCCAGCAGGGCCGCTACACCCTGCGAATTCAGAAGCAGCCTGGCACGCGGGCCTGGCCTTTGCAGGTGACTGTCAAGCTGCCCGCTGACGGTCCGTGGCAGGCCACCCCAACCGACGCACAGGTGCAAGCGGGCCTGGTGACCTGGCAAACCACCCTCGCGCAAGATCGGTCGCTGGTGGTGAATTAA
- a CDS encoding site-2 protease family protein produces the protein MARLLIVLIAFPLHELAHAVAADRLGDPTPRQYGRITLNPLAHIDPMGSLLMLLFGFGWATTPVNPNLLRGNRQVGSIIVSAAGPLSNLFLAALIAIPFRAEIYSASLFWEILYYFGIINLFLFVFNLLPIPPLDGFNILANLLPTSMRNPLMVLSQYGSLLLLLVLILPGDLFWGLINPPVNFLSELLFGF, from the coding sequence ATGGCGCGCCTGCTGATCGTGCTGATTGCCTTTCCCCTGCACGAACTGGCGCATGCGGTGGCGGCCGATCGCCTGGGCGACCCCACCCCGCGGCAGTATGGACGCATCACCCTCAACCCGCTGGCCCACATTGACCCCATGGGCAGCCTGTTGATGCTCCTGTTCGGCTTTGGCTGGGCCACCACGCCGGTCAATCCAAACCTGCTGCGCGGCAATCGCCAGGTTGGCTCCATCATCGTGTCAGCGGCCGGTCCATTGTCCAATCTATTCCTGGCCGCGTTGATTGCCATCCCGTTTCGCGCCGAAATCTACTCAGCCTCGCTGTTCTGGGAGATTCTCTATTACTTCGGCATCATCAACCTGTTCCTGTTTGTGTTCAACCTGCTGCCCATTCCGCCGCTGGACGGTTTCAACATCCTGGCGAACCTGCTGCCGACGTCCATGCGCAATCCGCTCATGGTGCTATCGCAGTACGGCTCCCTGCTGCTCCTGCTAGTGCTGATCCTGCCTGGCGACCTTTTTTGGGGCCTCATCAACCCACCGGTGAATTTTCTAAGTGAACTACTCTTCGGTTTCTGA
- a CDS encoding prephenate dehydrogenase/arogenate dehydrogenase family protein has product MASSPQVTIVGLGLIGISIGLALKQSVGQQSFLIVGHDKNIAAAEYARKVKAVDRTDSNLVSAIAAADLVILDLPLPEIRPTLAAIAAALKPGCVVTDTANLKRPVLQAAAELLPVHVFFVGGHPVITAADTSFYKATATLFAKRPYCLTIAPATAAAAAQVVSDLAERLGAAVLYLDPAEHDGVMAGVETLPAIMAAALLATARQGAWKEEIKMAGAQLETSTRLTAESASLLAQATAGNRDNVLSCLNALGQQLDTWRDLVSSGETAALEEAFSRALAVRGDWMLDRTRPALGVETAALPAHPNIWMRMLGLGGRQLRGEDERTSQKD; this is encoded by the coding sequence TTGGCATCCTCGCCCCAGGTCACCATCGTGGGCCTGGGACTGATCGGCATTTCGATCGGCCTGGCCCTCAAGCAGAGCGTCGGCCAACAGTCTTTTCTGATTGTCGGCCACGACAAGAACATCGCCGCGGCCGAGTATGCACGCAAGGTCAAGGCGGTTGATCGCACCGACTCGAACCTGGTATCCGCCATCGCGGCCGCCGACCTGGTCATCCTCGACCTGCCCTTGCCGGAGATTCGGCCCACGCTGGCCGCCATCGCCGCGGCACTGAAACCAGGCTGCGTCGTCACCGATACTGCCAACCTCAAGCGACCGGTGCTGCAGGCGGCCGCCGAGTTGCTGCCGGTGCACGTATTCTTTGTGGGCGGCCACCCGGTCATCACCGCCGCCGACACCAGTTTCTACAAAGCCACCGCCACCCTCTTTGCCAAACGCCCCTACTGCCTGACGATCGCGCCGGCGACAGCGGCCGCCGCGGCCCAGGTCGTTTCCGATCTGGCGGAGCGCCTGGGCGCCGCGGTCCTCTACCTCGACCCGGCCGAGCACGACGGCGTGATGGCCGGTGTTGAGACGCTGCCGGCGATCATGGCAGCGGCCCTGTTGGCCACAGCACGCCAGGGCGCCTGGAAAGAGGAGATCAAAATGGCCGGCGCGCAGCTCGAAACCTCGACACGGCTGACCGCCGAAAGCGCCTCGCTGCTGGCGCAGGCCACTGCCGGCAACCGTGACAACGTCTTGTCCTGCTTGAACGCCCTGGGCCAGCAGTTGGACACCTGGCGCGACCTCGTCTCCAGTGGTGAGACCGCCGCGCTCGAAGAGGCCTTCAGCCGCGCATTGGCCGTGCGTGGAGACTGGATGCTCGACCGCACCCGGCCCGCGCTCGGTGTGGAAACAGCGGCGTTGCCTGCGCACCCCAATATCTGGATGCGCATGTTGGGCCTGGGCGGCCGCCAACTGCGCGGGGAAGATGAGAGGACGTCCCAAAAGGATTAG
- a CDS encoding glycosyltransferase family 2 protein, translating to MPSISVCMPAYNEEQNLPGMIADVISVMRGRGDEFEIVVTNDGSKDRTGAVLQELAQTYPELRPVEHPVNRGYGAAVFTAITSARKDLVFFTDSDRQFKLDELDRLLPHIAGADMVVGYRAPRRDPPLRVLFGKGWSALVTLLFGYTARDIDCAFKLFRREVIEKVGPQIQSRGATFSAEFLVRTKRDGFRIKEVPVSHLPRTAGNPTGAKLHVILRAFRELWQFRRELWREA from the coding sequence GTGCCTAGTATTTCTGTTTGTATGCCTGCGTATAACGAAGAGCAAAACCTGCCCGGTATGATTGCGGATGTCATCAGTGTGATGCGCGGCCGCGGGGATGAATTCGAAATCGTCGTCACCAACGACGGCAGCAAGGACCGCACCGGCGCCGTGTTGCAGGAATTGGCGCAAACCTACCCTGAATTGCGTCCCGTGGAGCATCCGGTCAACCGCGGCTACGGCGCCGCTGTCTTCACCGCGATCACCAGTGCGCGCAAAGACCTGGTTTTCTTCACCGACTCCGATCGCCAGTTCAAGCTGGATGAGTTGGACCGCCTGCTGCCGCACATCGCCGGTGCGGACATGGTCGTCGGCTACCGCGCACCGCGACGTGACCCACCGCTGCGCGTCCTGTTTGGCAAGGGTTGGAGCGCCCTGGTGACCCTCCTCTTCGGCTACACCGCGCGCGACATTGACTGCGCGTTCAAGCTGTTCCGCCGCGAGGTGATCGAAAAGGTTGGCCCCCAGATCCAATCGCGCGGCGCCACCTTCAGCGCCGAATTCCTGGTGCGCACCAAGCGCGACGGGTTCCGCATCAAGGAGGTACCCGTCAGTCACCTGCCACGCACGGCTGGCAACCCCACGGGCGCCAAACTGCACGTCATCCTGCGCGCGTTTCGCGAGCTGTGGCAGTTCCGCCGTGAGCTGTGGCGCGAGGCCTGA
- a CDS encoding glycosyltransferase family 4 protein encodes MARGLSAARGTPSSYRVLMIAPTGFFADYGCHVRIQGHAQALQACGHQVRIVTYPGGREVPGLTIVRPPWPPGARGRDMPVGSSWRKLALDLLLASAVWQTAGRWQPHLVHAYLHEGALLGALLSARQRLPLVFDFQGSLVGEMLDHRFLAPHSPLLPAWQRLERWIDQQPAAILASSQHAHDLLVTTFGVPAARVTTLPDSVDPAQFRPASMFAAHELAALRAQLGLPSGRPLVVYLGLLAPYQGIDLLLQAARALQRSPPTAAGRPFFLIMGFPFVEHYRRLAQRLGLAADVLFTGMVPFADAPRHVALGDVAVAPKLSATEGSGKLLTYMASALPVVAFDTPVHREYLGDLGFYAAPADSHALAAALTAALHDPLAARTRGAALRARAVQHYTWPHAAAAIEEIYHRVSLLAEQRRHAGGN; translated from the coding sequence GTGGCGCGAGGCCTGAGCGCGGCGCGCGGCACGCCATCATCCTACCGGGTGTTGATGATTGCACCCACCGGCTTTTTTGCTGACTACGGCTGTCACGTGCGCATTCAGGGCCACGCGCAGGCGCTGCAGGCGTGTGGCCACCAGGTGCGCATCGTCACCTATCCTGGTGGCCGTGAGGTGCCCGGCTTGACCATCGTGCGCCCGCCGTGGCCCCCTGGCGCGCGCGGCCGCGACATGCCGGTCGGTTCCTCCTGGCGCAAACTTGCGCTCGACCTGCTGCTGGCCTCCGCGGTCTGGCAAACGGCCGGGCGCTGGCAACCGCACCTGGTTCATGCCTACCTGCACGAAGGCGCCCTGCTCGGCGCCCTGTTGTCTGCCCGTCAGCGCCTGCCGCTCGTGTTCGATTTCCAGGGCAGTCTCGTTGGCGAGATGCTCGATCATCGCTTCCTGGCGCCGCACTCGCCGCTGCTGCCCGCCTGGCAACGCCTGGAGCGCTGGATTGATCAGCAGCCCGCGGCCATTCTCGCCAGTTCGCAGCACGCCCACGACCTGCTTGTGACCACCTTCGGCGTACCCGCCGCCCGTGTCACCACCCTGCCGGACAGTGTGGATCCGGCCCAATTTCGCCCTGCATCCATGTTTGCAGCGCACGAGTTGGCCGCGCTGCGCGCCCAGCTTGGCCTGCCCTCCGGCCGTCCGCTGGTCGTCTACCTCGGTCTGCTGGCGCCTTACCAGGGCATTGACTTGCTCCTACAGGCCGCGCGGGCGCTGCAGCGTTCCCCGCCAACCGCAGCCGGCCGGCCATTCTTCCTCATCATGGGCTTCCCGTTTGTGGAGCACTACCGGCGCCTGGCGCAGCGCCTGGGCCTGGCCGCGGACGTGCTCTTCACCGGCATGGTGCCCTTTGCCGACGCCCCGCGCCATGTGGCCCTGGGCGATGTCGCGGTCGCGCCCAAGCTCTCGGCCACGGAGGGCAGCGGAAAACTGTTGACCTACATGGCGAGCGCACTGCCGGTGGTTGCGTTCGACACTCCCGTGCATCGCGAATACCTGGGTGATCTCGGTTTCTACGCAGCGCCTGCCGACAGCCACGCCTTGGCCGCGGCCCTGACCGCAGCGCTGCACGATCCACTTGCCGCCCGCACCCGCGGCGCAGCCCTGCGCGCCCGCGCCGTGCAACACTACACCTGGCCCCACGCCGCCGCCGCCATCGAAGAAATCTACCACCGCGTCAGCCTCCTGGCTGAACAACGTCGTCACGCCGGAGGCAACTAA